The Juglans regia cultivar Chandler chromosome 11, Walnut 2.0, whole genome shotgun sequence genome contains the following window.
GCATCTCAAGTAtttgtttaattgcttcttacaagtttaagtcaacttccgcacgttttctttaaatctcttgattcttagtaattttagaaaaatagattcacttttatttttagcttcACTCATGCGGGAACTTCCTAACAATTTCACTCTTAATTCATTCCACACTCTCTTAGTAAATAACTCCATTTTGATGTTGATATAGTTAGTGATTAATTTCTAAaacttatttctcttttcttattatttttgttcaagaTCATTTAGTATACTGATTTCTTATCATCACAAACAGTAATATGTTGTCttgtaaatataaattgtttgttaaattttcattgtttttgtGAATTTGATCTTAAGATGTACCTTGATATTACTTTAACAGCGTCTACGCTTAgaagtcaaaattaaaaattgatcaaGATGGAATCGCACAGATTTAAGAGCTCCGGGACAAAACAGAGTTCTCGGTGTTGAGGAGGTCTGAGATTAGGAATAGAGCTCGGAGAAGTCTTGGTCTGTTTTTATCTCTATCAATTTAACCACGTGATGCAACGTGTTTTGCCACCTCAAGGGGTAACTTCGGGCTGTATATAGTAGCACAACTCTTCATTTGGTAATTAAAAACTACATGAGTTTCCCAAGAAACACAAACCTCGAGAGTGCAGCACCACCAGTACatctaaccaagaaaaataatccAGTGGTATAAAGGACAAGAACCCAACCAGTTACTACAGATTACAGGAAATTGTTATACTGGAACTGAAGTTAACTGAATCTGCTACTAGGAGCAGGGGCACGGACCAGCCACCCTGTGCCGGCAACTCAAAAAAGTGgttctctctctgtgtctgtCATCAATGATTCATTTTCGGTGCCTGCCTCTTTAGAACTTCTATTTCGAGCTGACACAGCAGCCCTTCTAAAATGGTACAGACAGGGTAAATGCATCAGATTCTGATGTCCTATGATGCACAAATGTAACAGAAACCAACCAATGATCCGTATAATTTAATCTACAAAAGTCCATACGAACAAAAAAGGCTTCGAAATGTATATGTCCATAACACTAACGAAAAAGGAACTTCCAGAAGAAAAAGATTGATAGTAGTTAATGAAGATATGCAGGTTTTAGTTTCTAACTGAGTAGTCATCACTAGTTAATCTTGATTTCATGAAAAGAGATCATGAAGATGTCTTCAATACAGCTGAATGAAATCTATGAAGATATGCCAAGGGTGAAGGCAAGGTAAATGAGTAGATAACGACCGACCTCCAAAATCAAACTACTTTACATAATTAAGTTAAACAAAACAAGTTCGGCATTCATGGATTGGCCAATGTCTGCAGTAATTCATAGATTCAACCATGAAGTGGAATATCGATCTGAGGACTCCTAACAAATCTGTAAATTTCCCCGCCTATTAAACAGCATCAGATGACAGACAAACACTTGCAACAATGTCAATGGAAAACAAAGGCAGTGAACAATCACATATGAATATGTAAATGAACCTCAAATACTAGCCAAGAATATAAGGGCTAAAATTTCCCCATTGAtgaataagattgagaattACATGAAAATTCCTAGTGGaagaacacaaaaaatattcCTTTTTAGCGGGCGCATTTATCTGAAGTCCCTTTTGTAGAACTTCCAGCTTCTACTCTCCTAAACGAATTGTATCAATATCCCCACTCGTGTCACTGATTAACACAGACAGTATCACTCTACCTCGATTCTTTCACTCCCAATCTTCATCACTCAATTGATCATCAGTATCTTCTCTTGGTGGCCTAACCACCAAAACCACAGTCCCCAAACTCTCCTTCACGCCCATTTCCTTCAATGCCGACCCTCTTTCAACCTTCAAGGCTCCGCGTCCATCACTGTCAACTGCCACCAAATAAAACCCATCATCGGCTGCCACCTCTTTCCTACCCCTATCAGCTACCACCAAGATAGCCTCCTCCTTATACCATCTATTCGCCTTCCATGGCAATGCCCTTGCATCCCCAAACGATACAGCAACTCCCCCTTTTCCTAACTCCATCACTGGTGTCCACCCCGGCAACACCACCCACCTCTTCCATGCCTTCTCTGCCACCACCACACCAAACTCTCCCTCACTCCCACACTCCCACGGCGCTTCCAAAATGCCTCCCTCCATCTCCTCAGCTCTACAAACCGGCAATACCACCACGCTACTCGCCTCTGCTACCTCTCCAATCTTCAACCTCACTACCGGAACCCGAACCCCATATTCCATATCCCCTTCCATCCCTCCTTTTCCCTCGCCTTTCCCCTCTAAATCCTCCAATATCCTACTTTTCGCTTTCTCGGTTTGCGCAACCCTCAATGCCTGCTCTAAAGAAGCGGTCCTCTCCTCCGATGGATCCTTATGCTCCCTACTCTGCCTATAATACATAAAGGAGAGACAATCACCAGGTAGAGCATAGTCAAAGCTCTCCCACCCTTTATCCCCACGCCTACGAGGAAAATCCTTCATGGCGCGGGCGAGATCCTGGGCGCCCTTGGCATCAAACCTTTGTTCAACAATGTAACTGGCCGCAGCGGCGCGCTGCTGGGCGCTCAGGAGCCGAATCTCGTACAGCAACTCAGCACCGCCCGTGTCGAACGAGGAGAGGATTTCAGGGTCGGTATTGGATTGTAGGAGGGAGTCTCGCACTTGAGCAGCAACCACTAGGCGGTTCTGCTCGACACCGGAGATTCCGGTGGATTCTTCGATGGAAGATGGGGAGAAACCTTCTCGGATTAGGGTGGGGATAAGTGGGGCGTATTCGAACCACAAGCCAAGGCGGTTGGCCAGGATGTCTATACGGCTGGATAGGTCGAGAGAGCGGAACTGAGCAGGGAGAGGGGAAGTGGGGGGAGGCCTGAAGGGTTGGTAGAGCTGCCGATGTTGGGGCTTGGAAGGTGGGGTGAAAGTGGCGGAGATGGGTTTGTGGGGTTGTTTAGGGAAGGGAGAGTGGAGGGGGAGGCTGAGAGCAGGGTGCGGATTGAGGAAAGTGGAGGAGAAGAGGGGTTTGAAGGTGTTTACTGTTACAGAGACCATGGTGGGGGAGTGCAGGAAggatagagagagatagagagagagagagaggggggaggaggACAGTCCCAGCCTTATCTGATGTTCGTACTTAgtagattttagatattttggcCCTTCGGACATTGGGTTGGAGGAAACATAGCCTAGGACTGGCAAATTGGCAAATAGTGATCTAGTTTGTCAAAACGACTAGCAATTCATTGGCTTGGTGCCATTGCAATACAAAATTCGCTTAAGATCGATGAAAATGGCTGGCATTGGATTGGGCCAAAATTTTATGATACACTTCTTTGGTTTATGTATGTACATAGTAgcttagtattatttttttaaaaaaatattgtttctcttACCTTAGCTCTCTCGAAACTCATCTGTAGATCAAAACTGTTACATTTATCATTTATGTAAGGTTACGTTTGAGTGTTAAAGTGATATCAAATGAGGagattttattgagatttgagttgatatatgaataataatattttctaaatcacgttgagatgtatttaaatgaatgaaatatgttgaaatatgtttaattttttataaaaaaattaaaaaaataataagtctcaTTAATGATCGgtttgaaataagttgaaatgattttgaaattcaaacgCAGCCTAATTTGATGTATAGGTTGTtgggaattatgaaaataaaaataaaaatatatttaagaaaataaaaaaaatatatgcattaaaaaaataaataaataatgttttattaataCAATGAGTAAGATGAGTAATTCAACATCGGATTCAAATTTTGAGTGAGTAACAAAAGCCAAACTTTACCTAAATGAGTGCCAATGGTCTAATATATCTTCATTGagttcaataattaaaaaaaaaaaaagctgagGGACGCTTGGTAGGGTTGAAAGATCGAATCGGTCGGTCGACTTCGGTCTAAAACCAAACCAACCGGTTTTTTATTTCCCTAGAACCGATCGACGGGGAAAAGAGAACCAGCCGAACCGGTTTAGGTCAGTTTGGCAGGTTGTGGGGTCAGTTTAGGCTTGTATTTTTTGGccttttttcttaaaactatGTCTAGATTATTTTAGGATCCAATTAAAATCTTGATTTAGTGTAGTGACAttttaaatgtcatttttaatatttaaatttcgttttaaacttttaattataTTGGTAATGTTtggttaacaaaaaaaaaatagaaatagtacATACTAGATAAGCCAGtcgacaaaataaaaacaactccAATAGAAgtttaatacacattacaaaTACAAACCAAATTTTCCTAAGTACCAATGCATCATACAAatgttacaaaataaaatttttacaattacAAAACATAAGATAAATAATCTTCAACGATGCTTGAATAGTTGTGATATTTGATTACTCTATATAGAAActtagacaaaaataaaatatcaaatataagTAAACTTTGCTGATGAGAAATACtaaaattagattataaaagcaagtgaatataaaaatattatttgatgcCACCAAGAAGCTTTCCACATTACTCATAGACTCTCGAATATCAATTAGTATTGACAAATGTTTTAACCAATTTTGAGCACATATAAGGGTATCAACAGTTCTCGGAACTAATAAACTCTGAAAAGAATTAAGCACACGATCTCCAATACTAAATACTAACTCGGATGCAACCGTGGAATCCTCACAAGTATAGTATAGTTAGCCTCATTAAGTTTCTTCCAAATCAGCAAGCCAAAATATGGGATCCAGGCCTCACAACCATTTGATAAATGCTAATCCAACTATATTTTGGTAACAATAGATCTCACTCATCGCACAATCATGTCTCAGCGTCGACATTACTATAACAACTTGTTAaaaattcaatggtggaatttctatatgCTTTAGAAACCTCGTGAAAACTCCGTAAGTTTTAACGAATCAATCAATCGCATAGTTAGAATAGTCAATGTTACTACTCACTATGAGACAAAaaatgcaattttatttatttgaggtagttagaagtttCAGAATAAGTTATGGTCTACACTATTGAACCcatttgattatttaggattttatggccgATAAactcattttcagttttcggATGAAACGTTTGTTCTAAAACacgttttgattattttaaggCACTTCGAAgctgaaatttgataaaagatTTGCCCTATTAAGTTAATATAatcatttaggattttacagtgtaaagtttattttcacttttccaggagtgaatagtaacatcgATAGTAGCACCAAGTTCAGTATTTTTAAAACCACattgtggaatgtccaaattaggttagagaagttttgtttggataattggcaagatcttagccacacttgacGAATAGCATTGGACAGTTGACACCAATAAAAACCATGaaatggaaatgtgaaggaaatcaaggtgtaaGATCATCTTACCTAAGCAAAACCATATTACATCCAACCATTCAAATTGTACcaaaccaaagaaggtttcagtCCTAGCGaaattttaaacactaaaaagtccaattgaaactccaaaaaagCTTGGAGGAAACTGAAACCTAAAGGATTACCTCAAACCCTAAACTtgatttcaaaaccctaatagATCTAATTTTTAACATTGTGTTTAATAaccacttgattaaatcactttacacatgctattaatccctCAAATTCTTGTTATACCATTATTATTCAACCCTTTAagtcttgaaaatttgattggtcCAAGAAAACTTGGATTTGAGCTTGATAGTATCTGAAACTCTAACCAAActctctttaaaccccaaaatgaaGCCAATTCGATTAAGGCCctttaggcccatgaattttggccaccttggcaagacttcttgaggaagtttccacCCACCCAAGGCTAACCACCCACTACTCATGACAACCGTCAAATAGTTCTTGATAGGAAAGCAAATGACACCTCACCACAACCACCTACAAGGCACCTCAAGGCAGCCCATACCATGGGCAATTTGCCCCTTGTTTTGGCCAAGAATTCCATCACTCAAGCGTCACTCAAGACCTCACTTCACTCTTCAGAATGTGTAAGAGTCATGCATGCcattttcttcctcatttcATCCCTTTCACTCACGTTCTTGGAGAGAATACTGAGAGTTTTATCTCGAGCAGTTTTCTGAGCATTCTTGAAGTTTTCTTTAACTATGGAAAGGTCTGTCTAGGCGATAAACTAGATAGTGTGTTataatttgaagtttttgaccaagctaatagaAAGATCTGGGTCCAAAGTTTTTATGTAGTATTGCTAACATTTTTATATGAATGTTTGTTagaaactagaaaaagaaaaatagtttctattttaagaaaatttggaCTTTTTGTAGTTTAATGTTACTCCaaatgactttgatattttaatttgatgatcctaaaccttttatctacatgttaggatgttggtTGGAACAATTTAGGAGTTGATTagtaaagatatgatttttatgcatgaaaatactcgattaagtaaaaaatatgaagtctttggatagatccatgttttagtttatttttagccatgtgattttaagtttaatactTTGATCTAGTTTAggacatatttttaaactatatgatattgttttttttatcatgatATGGCTCAGATCAAGAGctttgatcaaaaccaaagttgagaaaattttgttttgattaagTGTTGAAGTCGAGTGcttcaaatttgatttttgtattttttggtgatTTGTGTTAGATGATTCATAGTATGATAATTCTTAGGAGTGTTATGGACATGTTaaaagaaagttttgaatttttggatttcttggagatatttttttttaaagagtcaaaaatttgagatttaagagtttgtattttagttaaaaagtttagatttttttactaaaaacttTTGTGTTTATGTGAAGTGAATTTTTATTGGTTGTTTGAAGCATGCTTCTAAGTATAGGATGTGATGATCTATcttgcaatattttggtttaagtATGAGTATTGAAGTTTGATAaaaatgcaacaaaaatcaaagagaaatgacCCAAGGGAGTTTTGGCTTTGGTGTGATTTTAATGGTTGtgagttattttaaatttttctaagttgatatttgagtttaaaataaaatttacatgagaaatgtaaattttggtatttttggagttaggatgtgaaatctttaagttaagggaaaaatggttatttttcacatgtagagggtaaaatggtcattttactctaagttagcatATTTCATGTTACTAAGTTATTAGTAATAaagtttctaatttttagaatccTTACTTACAATTTCTCGTGTTACATGTTTCTAATTTACTGTCAGATTACTATGTATGTgcgatgggtaagggaactattgTTTATGTACTTCTGTTATCATCTATGctatgctatgccatgtcacTATGTTGATATATTACACATATTATTCTATCACGAAGTATTTATCATTTACACGATATATTCTATCACACAATATCTATCtgttacactatatatatatatattttgtcacATAATGTTATCTTTTAAACATTATGCTATGTCATATAATGTTATCTTTGACacattatgtcatgtcatgtattgTTGTTTGCTTCATGTTACATCAAGTGATACATCTCATACACATTTCACGTTACGTTACGTTAGGTCATTTGtcatttcatgttatgttaGGTTGTATCTCGAGTACAGTTTGTATACCtcgaaactaatatttttatgtcAGTCAAGTCTGTTTACATTTATCATGAACCTAAATGCTAGGATAatgtaatatcctagtgaaactcatttgtttcatgttggagtgtctaaattaGTGTGAAATCCCCTGTGTTGACAAGCTA
Protein-coding sequences here:
- the LOC108993631 gene encoding rubisco accumulation factor 1.1, chloroplastic — its product is MVSVTVNTFKPLFSSTFLNPHPALSLPLHSPFPKQPHKPISATFTPPSKPQHRQLYQPFRPPPTSPLPAQFRSLDLSSRIDILANRLGLWFEYAPLIPTLIREGFSPSSIEESTGISGVEQNRLVVAAQVRDSLLQSNTDPEILSSFDTGGAELLYEIRLLSAQQRAAAASYIVEQRFDAKGAQDLARAMKDFPRRRGDKGWESFDYALPGDCLSFMYYRQSREHKDPSEERTASLEQALRVAQTEKAKSRILEDLEGKGEGKGGMEGDMEYGVRVPVVRLKIGEVAEASSVVVLPVCRAEEMEGGILEAPWECGSEGEFGVVVAEKAWKRWVVLPGWTPVMELGKGGVAVSFGDARALPWKANRWYKEEAILVVADRGRKEVAADDGFYLVAVDSDGRGALKVERGSALKEMGVKESLGTVVLVVRPPREDTDDQLSDEDWE